In Candidatus Hydrogenedentota bacterium, the sequence CGGGATCTTCATTCGCGACGATAGGCCTTCCAACCACAATGAAGTCCGCGCCGGCTTCCGCCGCTTGCCGCGGCGTCATGAAACGCGCCTGGTCATCTGCCGCCGCCCATGCCGGACGGATGCCTGGAGTCACAATGAGCGGTTCGGGGCCGATCGCCTCCCGCACGATGCCAATCTCATGCGGTGACGCGACAATCCCATGCGCCCCGGACTCGACCGCAAGCTTTGCGTACCGGGCCACGGCCTCACCCACGGACTCCTGCAAGCCAACTTCCGAGCGCAGCATGTCTTCATTCAGGCTGGTTAGCACGGTTACGGCAAGCAGCTTCGTATCCGTACCGTCCACGGCCCGCCGCGCTGCCTCAATCATCTTGCGGCCGCCAGCCGCATGAAGGGTTGCGAGCGAAACACCCAAATCCGCTGCCGCCTTGGCCGCCTTTGCCACCGTATTCGGGATGTCGTGCAGCTTCAGATCGAGAAAGACCTGCGCATCACGCCCCACGAGGTATTTCACCATGGGCGGGCCCGTGCGTGAAAACAGTTGAAGGCCCACTTTGAACCACTCGCAACTTCCGCACGCGTTGGCTATGGCCATAGCCTGCTCACGCGTGTCTACGTCGAGCGCGATTATCAATTGCGTTTTGCGGTCCACGTCCGAGTCCCCCGTATTGTACTGCTTGAAAACCAGTGTATCAGAGGCGCATTGCGCCAATTAAATCGCTTATCGAAGCCATTTCATGCCGGACCAAGTACTCTTCGATGCCTTGGAGTACCTGCATGGCCGCGTCGGGCTGACGGAACGACATGGAACCCACCGACACCGCCGTTGCGCCCGCGAGCAGGAATTCAATCGCGTCTTCCGCTCGGCAAATACCGCCTGTGCCGATGATTGGGATTTTGACGGCGCGGTGCGCGTCCCAGACCATCTTCACGGCCACGGGCCGAATCGCCGGACCGCTCAGTCCTCCCACGATATTCGAGAGCCGCGGGCGTCTCGTTTCCGCATCAATCGCCATTCCAAGCAGCGTGTTGATGAGGCAGAGCGCGTCCGCGCCTGCTTCTTCCGCAGCCAATGCCGGCTCCTGAATATCCATTACGTTCGGAGACAGCTTGATAATCAACGGCAGCGTAGTCGCCGAACGTATCAATTTCGTATAGGCCGCAATCATGTCCGGATTCTGAGAAACCAGCACGGCGCCGCGCGCATTTCGCGCGTCGTGCACATTCGGACACGACAGGTTTGCCTCTATGGCGTCTCCCGCCTTCTCCTGTTCGATTCGCCGGGCCAGTTCCGCGTATTCTTCCGCCGAATGGCCGTAAATGTTGGCGATAATCGTCGCACCTACGCTTCGGAGAAACGGGGCCTTACGATTGAGATAATCGTCGATGCCTACGTTTTGAAGACCGATGGCATTCAGCATGCCCGCCGGAGTCTCTACCAGACGGGGCGGCTTGTTGCCCGAACGCGGTTTCAACGACAAGCTCTTCGTAGTGACCGCACCCAGCCGCGCCACGTCGAAATACTGGTTGTATTCCTGGCCGTACCCAAAGGTGCCCGACGCCACCGTGACCGGGTTCTTCATCCGAAGCCCGCCCAGGTTAATCTCCAGGTTGGGTTTCGTGTCTATACTCGTTTCAGTTGCCATCTAATCGTGCCTTCAACCCGGTCCCTCGGCCAACGCGCTTGCGATGATGGGCTAGTCCTTCGCGACGATTTTGCCCGACTCGTCTTGGTACTTCAGACCCGACGGCAGAAGCTTCACTCGCTCCTGGTAGAAGACATCCTGAATCGCGTTCAGCGATTTTCCGCGGAAGTTGCTCGCCTTCAGTATCCCTTCGTAAATCGCCCACCGGTCACCGTTCTCGCTTACGATAAGAAGGGCCGTCCGGTTGCGGTCTCGCGAGGTTCCAAACTTCTTGTATTCACGGCTTCGGATTACGTTCACCAGACCGTTGTTCATTTCCGCCGCATGGCCCGTCTCAAGGAAAGCCTTGATCAGCTCATAGCGAATGGCCCGCGTGCGGATAGCCTGTTTGACTGCATCCGTGTTAACCACGACCCCGTCTCTATCGGCGATCTGAGGTTCGCGATTGCCTTCTTGAATAGCGGCCTCAATCTCCGCCGCCACGGCCCGAATCGAATCCGCCGGCATGTCGGCGTAGTCGGGTTTCATCTTCATAAATGTGTGGCAGCCACACAACATCGTGAGGGCAACAAAGAACACCAGCTTCTTCACATTCACTCTCCTTGGTGATTAGCAACCACGACTTGGTTCTTGCCCCGGGCTTTTGCCTCGTACAATGCAATATCCGCAGCACGAATCAGCGCCTCGCAGTCCATCATCTTATCATGCTCCAGCTCGCCAATCCCAATGCTCACCGTGACGTTGACTCCAGCCGGTAATCCCTGGATCAACGTCGTAGCCACTTCGTGGCGAAGACGTTCGGCGCGCGACGAGGCCCCTTCCGGGCCGGTCAGGGGCATGATTATCGCGAATTCCTCACCTCCATATCGCGCCGTAATGTCGCTGCGGCGCGTAACGCGCTTCGTACGGGAACCCAGTTCCCGCAGAATTTCGTCTCCCTGGAGATGACCATATTTGTCGTTGAACTGCTTAAAATTGTCGATATCGAACAGGACGAGCGTC encodes:
- the pyrF gene encoding orotidine-5'-phosphate decarboxylase — protein: MDRKTQLIIALDVDTREQAMAIANACGSCEWFKVGLQLFSRTGPPMVKYLVGRDAQVFLDLKLHDIPNTVAKAAKAAADLGVSLATLHAAGGRKMIEAARRAVDGTDTKLLAVTVLTSLNEDMLRSEVGLQESVGEAVARYAKLAVESGAHGIVASPHEIGIVREAIGPEPLIVTPGIRPAWAAADDQARFMTPRQAAEAGADFIVVGRPIVANEDPATATVRVIEELSV
- a CDS encoding dihydroorotate dehydrogenase, with the translated sequence MATETSIDTKPNLEINLGGLRMKNPVTVASGTFGYGQEYNQYFDVARLGAVTTKSLSLKPRSGNKPPRLVETPAGMLNAIGLQNVGIDDYLNRKAPFLRSVGATIIANIYGHSAEEYAELARRIEQEKAGDAIEANLSCPNVHDARNARGAVLVSQNPDMIAAYTKLIRSATTLPLIIKLSPNVMDIQEPALAAEEAGADALCLINTLLGMAIDAETRRPRLSNIVGGLSGPAIRPVAVKMVWDAHRAVKIPIIGTGGICRAEDAIEFLLAGATAVSVGSMSFRQPDAAMQVLQGIEEYLVRHEMASISDLIGAMRL